Within Bacteroidales bacterium, the genomic segment TCTTCTCAACTTGAGTGGTGATTCTACTCCCCATGAGCTTACTTGCAAAGAAAAATTTTCTTCCGATAATAAATGGTTTCTAATATAGTTAGAAAGGGAAACACAATCTTCTATAGCAACACCTTTGTCACCATCAAGATAAACGTAGACATCATTTTCCGAAGAAACATCAATTTCAACAAGAAATAAGTCCGTTCTTTGAATTAAAAATTTTTCAACAATTTCTTTTATTTGTTCTTTTTTCAACATAACTTGTTTACTTTATAATGAAAAAGGGGACAAAGATTGTCCCCTTTTTTGGTGGGGTTGACCGACCAGGATTCGAACCTGGACTGACAGAACCAAAATCTGTAGTGCTACCGTTACACCATCGGTCAGAACTGATGCAAAATTACAAAAAATTCAAAAAAACAAAATAATTATTTTCCACGACCCTGCAAAATGATTAAAAAAGTATATATAATAATTTTAATATCCATGGTCAATGACATGTTTTCAAGATACAAAATATCGTATTTTAATCTTTCAATCATTTGATCAACGTTTTCGGCATAACCATACTTAACTTGACCCCAACTTGTAATTCCTGGTTTTATTCGTAGTAACAATCTATAGTATGGTGCACGTTGCAAGATTTGATCTATGTAATATTTTCTCTCTGGCCGGGGTCCTACTAGCGACATATTACCGATCAATACATTAAAAAACTGAGGTAATTCATCAATACGATATTTTCTCAAAATTCTTCCCAGCGGGGTGATTCGAGGATCATTTTTACTAGAAAGAGCTGGTCCATTCTTTTCTGCATCAACATACATCGAACGAAATTTATGCATGATAAAAGGTTTTCCGTAACGACCGATTCTTTCTTGACTATATATGATAGGTCCTTTAGAGGTTAATTTAATCAATATTGCTGTAATAACGAAAATTGGTGATAATAAGACAATAGCTAATATAGACACAACAATATCCATAGCACGTTTTACGATTCTCTGCCATGCTGGCATAAGTTCTGCAGGGACATGAATAAACGGAGCATAAAAAATACCATCAGTTTTAACTGTTCCAATCAAAATATCCCGATAATCAGGCATGATAAGAATTTCCACAGGGTAAGATTCAAGCACAATTAAGATTTTGGAAAGCAAAGCATGTTCCGATGGTTCAACAGCAATAATGACCTCGTCAATCTCATTCTTTTGCATTATTAAATCGAGATCGTCAATCGTCCCTAGTCTGGGTAAATATTCCCTCAGAAAATCATCATTCTCATGAAGTGAAACATACCCGATAAAGAAATTGCCAGATTTCAACGGCTGATGGACTATCTCTTGATAAGCATGTAATGCATTTCCATTGTTTCCTACCAACAAAGTTTTGAAACCCCATTTTCCAGTTCGAATTTTTTTTATAGTCTGACTTGTAATGAAAAGCCTTCCCGCGTAAGTGAGAGTGAAATGAACAATAAAAAGAAAAAGAAAAGATTTGTAATATGCTGTGAAATTAGGCACAATATCATCGAGGATAATCATAAAAAACAAAATGAGTGATCCAATGGTAGTCTGAATCAAAGTTTTTTCCATCTCTTTCAGACGGGATCTTTTAAAGATTTTTTCATAAAAACCAGTAAAAAAATAAAGAAATATCCATCCGCTAGGTACCAATGTTATTCCAAGGTAGAATTTTGCATCAGCTGTTACATTTTTCCATATTTCCTCAATGGGTATTCCTCCAAGATATTTACGAAAAGAAAAAAGAAGCGACCATGCTAAAGCTGCAGATAAAATATCCGACGTAATGTATTTTAATTTTTGGAAAAATGGATTCATTTTCATGGAGTGCTATGCATGAGCTTTATGTTATCCAGCCATAAAACAGCTTGTGCTTTATCCGACGGACATTGTAATTTAATAAATAACACAAATGAAGTTGCTGTCCCTTCCCTACCAATTAGAGGGGTAAAATTTACATAGATTTTTTTCCATTTTTCTGTCGGATTTATCACAAGAAATGGATGTTCAATTATTCTGTCTTGTTTGTTGATGTACATTCCAACCACAAATTTATCCGTTGTCTTATAATGCATTTCTAGGAATGTATAACCCAAGGAAGGTAAAGCATAAGGTTGGTGTGAAATGACGATAGCTTCAGGTCTAATCTTGTCCACCACCATTTTACCTGAAAAATTACCTTCGAAAACATCAGTATTTTGCTTTATGATGAGTGTATCACTACCCTGAGAAGGTATAAGCTTCAATCCCTCCTGTTCAAAATCTTCTATAAAATCAAAAACCACGTCTGTGACATAACTCACTCGTGGTTTGAAATATACGATGGAATCTGGATTTAGGAGAACAGTTGTGTCATAACTTGTCATAAAAGGATACACAGCACGAGTTGCACCGATTCCATTTAGTTTAATTCCAGGAAAAACTGTAATTTTCTGAACTCCTTCTTTTAAAACCGGTATTTTAGTTGGCATTTCAAACACACCAATCTTTTCTCCACCTACATATACCCAAGCATCAGATATATTTTGTTGCGCTGTGCCTGCTGTATCGCTGCAAAAAAAATAAATAGAATCGATGTAAAAATATACTGGGTGCTTTTCTGGAGGATTGATTAAATCGCATCCTGCTAATACCATTCCCACCCAAAAAGCTAAATTTACACTTCCACGTTGAATCATATTAAACAAACGGAAAAAGAATAACTTTATTTCACCCGAAATGTTCATGATTTTTCTGAATTACCTCCATAATTTGATGGGCTACTTTCAATGCTTTGTAGCCATCCCAGATGGTTACAGGTGGTTCTTCATCGTAAGCAATAGAGCGGTAAAAAAACGTAAGTTCTGTTTGTATAGCGTTAATTTCTTTTACTTCTGGATATTCCATTAGAATTTTTATCTTTTCTTCATCGTTTTTAGGAAATTCAAGCATCATGGCTCTTTCTTTGTCGTAGTTAATTTCTTCTTCAGAGTTTAACAACCTCACAACTTCGCATTTTTTTTCGAGAAAATCCACACTGATATATGCTTCTGGTTGGAAAAAACGAATCTTTCTCATTTGCTTCAAAGAAATACGGCTAGCTGTTAGGTTTGCAACAGCTCCGTTGTCGAATTCAATACGCGCATTGGCAATGTCAGGGGTATTGCTAACTATAGCAACACCCGCAGCAGAAACCTTTCTTACCTGAGCTCGAATTACATGCAAAACTATGTCTAAATCGTGGATCATTAAATCAAGTACTACGGGAACATCTGTTCCACGTGGATTAAATTTTGATAAACGGTGAGCTTCAATAAACAAAGGATTTTTCAAATATGGTTTCGCAGCAAAAAAACCTGGATTAAATCTTTCCACATGCCCAACCTGAATTTTTACTTGAGCTTCTTTTGCCAATTCTATCAATTCTTCAGCTTCTTGTAAAGTTGTAACCACAGGCTTTTCTATAAACACATGCTTAAATTTACGTATAGATCGAGCAGCATTCTCAAAATGGGTAATGGTGGGTGTTACGATATCTACTACATCAACCGCATCTATTAATTCGTCTGCTGATGAAAAAGATTTGATGGAAAATTCTTTTTCTACTTGTTTACTTATTTCTTGATCAATGTCGTAAAATCCGACCAATTCATAAATATCAGATAAACCTTGTAAGCATCTGATATGTATTTTCCCCAAATGACCAGCTCCTAGTACGCCTATTTTCAACATTTTTTAACAAAAATAAACGATTTCTTTTGTTTTGATAAATAGAGAAAATTTCATAATTTCGCAAAAAAGGAAAATATGAAAGCAAACAAATTGTATGAAGGAAAAATTCTTGCTATTTTATCAGGTGGTGGCGATACTCCTGCTGTTAACTCATCCATCGAGCAAATTCGTAACAAAGCACAAATATTAGGTTTCACGGTTTACGGAATCCGTTATGGTTGGAAAGGACTTCTTGGTGAAGGAAACATCGTTGACCTGACCCGACAACGATATGATGGATGGTACGGTGGTTCTTTCCTTAAATCCAGTCGAACCAATCCATTTCCATCGAAAAAAAACCCAGAAAACCGTGTTCCCCAGATTCTCGAAAACATCAAACGATACAAAATAGATTATCTCGTTACCATTGGTGGCGACGACACCAATGGGGCTGCTAAAAAGCTTTTTGAAACTGAAGGCATTCCTGTGATTGGTTTTCCTAAAACCATCGACAACGACTTACGTACCCGAACATTTCATCGTTTTAACAACAAAGAAATAGAGGCGGTTCTTTGTCCTGGTTTCCCTACAGCTGCTGAAACCGTCATACAACTTACTCATCAAATTCGTACGACTGCTCAATCCCACCAACGTATTATGGTTGTCGAAGTTATGGGTCGCGATGCTGGATGGCTTGTAAGCACCGCTGCTTACGGGTTAGCTGATCTCATCCTTATTCCCGAACATCCTATTAACAAAGAAATGAAAGAAAAATTTTTCGAAAAGATCAAAGAAAAATATACCAACAACCCACATAAAGCTTTGGTCATAGCCGTTAGCGAAGGGACACGTTGGTACAATGAGAAAACCGGTGAAACAGAAG encodes:
- a CDS encoding ribosome assembly cofactor RimP, producing MLKKEQIKEIVEKFLIQRTDLFLVEIDVSSENDVYVYLDGDKGVAIEDCVSLSNYIRNHLLSEENFSLQVSSWGVESPLKLRRQFIKNIGQLVKVTMQDGTIYHGQLVNVKDEYFTIEITRGLKVKVSEKKDIAYDACKKVQVKLSIGKK
- a CDS encoding sugar transferase, with amino-acid sequence MNPFFQKLKYITSDILSAALAWSLLFSFRKYLGGIPIEEIWKNVTADAKFYLGITLVPSGWIFLYFFTGFYEKIFKRSRLKEMEKTLIQTTIGSLILFFMIILDDIVPNFTAYYKSFLFLFIVHFTLTYAGRLFITSQTIKKIRTGKWGFKTLLVGNNGNALHAYQEIVHQPLKSGNFFIGYVSLHENDDFLREYLPRLGTIDDLDLIMQKNEIDEVIIAVEPSEHALLSKILIVLESYPVEILIMPDYRDILIGTVKTDGIFYAPFIHVPAELMPAWQRIVKRAMDIVVSILAIVLLSPIFVITAILIKLTSKGPIIYSQERIGRYGKPFIMHKFRSMYVDAEKNGPALSSKNDPRITPLGRILRKYRIDELPQFFNVLIGNMSLVGPRPERKYYIDQILQRAPYYRLLLRIKPGITSWGQVKYGYAENVDQMIERLKYDILYLENMSLTMDIKIIIYTFLIILQGRGK
- a CDS encoding Gfo/Idh/MocA family oxidoreductase, whose amino-acid sequence is MLKIGVLGAGHLGKIHIRCLQGLSDIYELVGFYDIDQEISKQVEKEFSIKSFSSADELIDAVDVVDIVTPTITHFENAARSIRKFKHVFIEKPVVTTLQEAEELIELAKEAQVKIQVGHVERFNPGFFAAKPYLKNPLFIEAHRLSKFNPRGTDVPVVLDLMIHDLDIVLHVIRAQVRKVSAAGVAIVSNTPDIANARIEFDNGAVANLTASRISLKQMRKIRFFQPEAYISVDFLEKKCEVVRLLNSEEEINYDKERAMMLEFPKNDEEKIKILMEYPEVKEINAIQTELTFFYRSIAYDEEPPVTIWDGYKALKVAHQIMEVIQKNHEHFG
- a CDS encoding 6-phosphofructokinase, which encodes MKANKLYEGKILAILSGGGDTPAVNSSIEQIRNKAQILGFTVYGIRYGWKGLLGEGNIVDLTRQRYDGWYGGSFLKSSRTNPFPSKKNPENRVPQILENIKRYKIDYLVTIGGDDTNGAAKKLFETEGIPVIGFPKTIDNDLRTRTFHRFNNKEIEAVLCPGFPTAAETVIQLTHQIRTTAQSHQRIMVVEVMGRDAGWLVSTAAYGLADLILIPEHPINKEMKEKFFEKIKEKYTNNPHKALVIAVSEGTRWYNEKTGETEVVYASTETDEYGHARLGGVSGIIASEITAKLGIDARAQNIGYFARSGKCNNYDRRLTSALADKVMDLLLREEYGKMPVLNQIVPEEDLEEYNVTTIDMGNIGNQPLPLDYYNAEEFQVSEAYLDFLKNIIGREMCKDIHISFPVVKP